ATAAACCAAATTATTGCACAACTCTCGTCCTATTGCCAATAGGGACTTAATGTGCGCCCCACAAACCCCAAACTCGTTGGTCCAAAACATTGGCCTCTCAAGTGAAACAAAGTCATCGTTGCTCAAATTATCGTTTTGGATAttggaaatgaaattttattttttgaaaaatactgTTTAGATGTTCGCAATACTCTGTACCGCTTTGGCCTAAATGTTTTAAgaacaaaatttgttgcataaCATGAATCGCGCATTCTGTGAGTATTTCGCTCAAATTTAACACTTTCTTCTGAAATGAACCTATTCTCATGGCCTTCTTGTGGGCAGATTTAGCTAACAGTGTTTACACTCGTCGTCCGTCGTTGGATGTCTTTCAGAACGATCCTTTCAAAATTCAATCATATAACTTTCATTATGCCGAGCGGCCCGCTTATCCGATGCAGCACTATCAGCGTCCATCGCCTATTCCACCGGAACCAACGCCCTTCAAGACCTACTTCTACAATGTGAAGTTCAATAGAAATGCGGAGTCAAAGCTAGCGGCAGCGACGCCACCGGCGGGTTCCTTTATTGAGACCCGGCGTCGTCAATTTCTGCAAGACTTTAATCGCGTTGCGCCGCCTGTTACTAGAGAGATTTTTCCGGGGCCGAAGACGCAGACGCAGGAACGCCATCGGCATCCGGTGGCCAGTATTCCACCTGTCGCTGCTAATCCTCATCCATTGCTTCGCATCTGCTGCAATCGAGAGGATTATCAAGCGATGCGACGTGGACAGAGTGCCACCACGATCCGACAGAGTGCAAGTGCCTCGGTCACCAATCTGAAGGCCCCAGCAAAGCAGCCATCTCAATCCTCAGTCAAACTTTCGCCTAAACGCACTGCAAGTAGTTGCAGTGGCTGCACGATTAACATCAATATAACCAGCATTGACTCCGAAGTGGATGTCAGCAAGGCCCTGAAGATCAAAATAGAAGCAGACAATACGGACAAGTGTCAGGTGACCATGCCACGTCGCTGCTGCAGCACCAAGAGCTTCGTGATCGATAAACGTTTGTCCAAGTTCAGTGTGTTAGATTCGCAAAAGGATGTGTTGTTGGCCaagcggctgcagctgcaatcGGAGCGCGAACGCTTAGAGAAGCTGCGACAACAAGAGCTACACAAGGAGCAGGAGCGAGCGCGTCAGCGTGAACAGGAACGTGAATGCTTGAGACAAGCGGAAAGACAGCGAGATCACGAGCGTTTACTCCAGTTGGAAGCGGAGCGCGAGTTTCACAGGCTGCGTGAGCTGGAGCGTGAAACGCAGCGCCGCAGAGAGCTGGAATTAGCGGAGAGACGACGCAAGGAAGCACAAGCTCAACGCCAGCCAATGCGCGCCATGTCTATGACAGAGCGGATCACAAAACCAGTTGTGATGACATCACATTTGAGCACGCCCGCCTCCGGAGAACGTTTGCCTGGCATGGCGCCGTGCTACGTTCGGCCGTCATCGGAGGCTAATCGTGCCGAGCGTTTGGAGAAGTCTACTGGGAATCTGTCAAGGTTGCAGAAGATCTGCAGCAGGTGTCCGCACAGTGCGACGCCTGCAACAACACAGGCAAAGGCAGCACCAAGGACCGTGGAACGCCGTAGTTCCGGGGCATCAAATTTTAATGCCATTGTGcatggcggcagcagcaacacgagTCTTCACAACGAGCGCAAGCTGCTCAATCTGCAGGTGAATGGAAAACCCATCACGTCCAGTGTTCCGATACACACTCGCATAAACAATCTGCCCATTAGGATTACCACCTCGCAGCCGCAGGATAAAAATCTGCGTTTCTCGGTGAATCGAGTAACTGCTGGACAATCGCAGTCCAATCCCAATCGGAGTAGGGCAGCTGCTGTGGGGGAGCTGCCTGCATCGCCTTGTAATGTCAGCATTAATGTCTATGCGGATAACCCTCGCACAATGCGCCTGTAACACTAGGGTTGTCACAGCGTCAACATAACTGGTTCGAAAACTGGTTAGAAAACTAGATCGAAAACTGGTTCGAAAACTGGTTCATAAAACTGCTTCAAACTGTTTATATTGACGTTGTGAGTTCCTAAGTATTTTTACCATGTATCCTAGTCAACCCTCAAAAGTATGTTACGCTTTTGTCCGGTTTCTAAATCTTTCGCGTTgttcatataaatttttgctttaacacaaaaatgttctatatagagtaaatataaaagtatttatatcaTTTTGTGCGATCGGTTTTGGAGTTCACATTAAGCCTCTGCAATTACGGACGTGCTTAGTTATATATTGCAATTACCTTCCATTCTGGGAGTAAGATTTATAATGCTCAAAGCTTCTACAGCTTAAGCGAGCTCGAAagccttttgttgtttggttttgttttctttacaaatatttcacgtatttaaaaataactttggttttactttttagtttttttttgcgaaatTTCTTCAACATTTAAGTTTGCAATATGTAAGCTAATATATTTGACTAGTTTTGTTTcatcttttaaattatataattatatagataacatatatttagggaagaaatcaaatttgtataaattccaatatgaaatcaaagaatgttaaccaaattttcttttttttttttttaagactGAAATATTTTGAGTTTCTATTTAATTCGATTTGCTTCTTGAACAAGTTAAGGGTGAATATggtaatattttgtttgcttggcaATAACTGTGTGATATGCCTAAGTTATAAGCATAGTTATGGATTggttatttttattcttttattaaatattaaacaattataacAATTTTCTTGAGTTCATATGATATTTCTGATATTTTTGGTTgtagtttttttgtgttctttgcctttgccttttcatatttcatttatttttttttaggatTTTTGGTCATTTTTGAATGACATTGCtttgaaatttcattgttTCGGAGATTTATTCGTCGTCATCGTAATTTTGATAGGTTACATAACGTACCTGTGATTTATCGCGACCATAGATTAAAGACTGTAAAGATTAAAAGATTATAAAGTTAGTAACTTGAAGTATCACagcacattttgaaaaattaaacacaacagcagatttcggtttatttaaaatatattaaataatcaaaatatttaagaaattaaacttattaagaaataataatgaaaattatttaactaattaCTAAAGAAAAGGATTTTGTGGTCACAACAAATTAAACGTAAATCATATGCGTATagttttatacaattttaaataatattgttattaaaatataatttagagataaactaaaatataacataagagTAAAGCTGTGTTGACAGCTCACAACCGCGAGGATTCGAATCCCTCGTTTATTTTGCCCCCATCCATTGAGCTGTGCAAAATAGCTGGACACGATGCCACAATGTGGGCAATCGAATTATTGGCGGCAGATTCCGCAgcagcttcagcagcagcagcagcctctgcttcagctgcttctCTGGCCATACGCACCTTCTTCTCATCGCTGGTCGGCGGGTTTTTCAGGAGCGTCAGCAGTGGGGCATACAGGAAGCAGAGAATGGCGATGCCAAACAACATCCACTCGAATCCAATAGTCTTGACCAGCGATCCCGAGAGCGCCGGTCCGACAGCAAAGCCCACACAGAAGGCTACGTCGCCCAGGGCATAGACACTGCCATAGACCGCCGAGTGACGTATGTCCACCAGATAGCCCAGCTCTGGCATCATGGAGGAGTCCACCATGCCAATGGCAAAGCCCAAGCCAGCATTCGGTATTATCAGATGCGTGATCGATGTGGCCATTGGAATCTAGAGAGCGATCATCGttggcaaaatgtttttaaatttctttgaaaACTACTCACGAAGATCAGACAAGCGCCAATGATAACCAATCCCAGACAGGCAGCAAACCAGCGTCCAATTTTGTGTCCCAGTGGTCCAAACAAATTCGTGCCAATCAAATAGCTAATGGAGGCGGGCAAAAATGCCACGCCCTGCTCCCAACGTGTTGCCCCCATATTGTCCACCATCCACAATGGCAGCGATGGTTCCAACATGGCAATGCCCATGTTGGCAAACGTGATGGCTCCAGCAGCTATCAAAATGTACGGATCACTGATGAGACTCTTCAGCGATGGTGGCTCCTCGGATTCTGCCTTTTGGATCGATGGCTGCAGCATGAACAACTGCAGCAAGCCATCGCCCAGCGCCAAGGCAGCAAGGATCAGGAACGGCGCAGACTTGCCCACAAACTCGTACATCACACCACCAAACGGTGGTCCGATGAGCACACCAAGCGCAAGGCCACCCAGAGCAATTCCCATGGCGTTGCCACGCTCCTTGTCATCGGTGAAGCGATCCGCCAACATGCCCATGCCCGACACGGAGGAGCAGGAAGAACCAATACCTTGCAAAGCTCGTGCAATGAACAGCACCAAATAGGAGCGACCAAAAGCGAAGACTAGCAATATAGGaaaattattagttatttgtcgattttaaatttagaatgCAGTTGTAAATATGTGTTGGGAAAATAAAGCAAGTtagaaaatgcatttgattGTAAGATATTGGAAAGTATTTACggatattttctattattatccACATTATTGTAacttcttttatatttatgttaaaatcaaaaagaataGAAGAGTATCACAGCTTTGTGCTAACACGAAAAGTGTAATAGGTAGAAGTAGCTTTTggttggttgcgatcagatgaaaacTTAGAAGTTATTCAAGTGATAATCTTATTTGTTAtctatggtttttttttaaagtaatagTATGccattatactaaatatatatcggtatattttagtttctttgaatactaattcaatatatatttctggAGGACcaactcgactgtagctttcttacttgtgtgttttagaatttgttgtattatataataattcggtatatttacaGAAGAGCACACTGGACTGTAGTTCTATTATTTGTAACAATTAGAAATAGATCtacaaagaaaaattaaatttaaatttatatgcttgaaaagtcaaaatattaaatatattgatcGTTAGTCTGAGTTCGACTTATAAAAATCTTTGATAGACAAAAAGTCTATGAATTAGATATGTGCAAGACATGATGAATTTGTTCGATCATTCAATAGAAACAATGTTAAACGTATATATTTGCGCTGTAACCTGATGCCTAATATAGAATGCTTATAAATAAGCCATAAAATTCATCCAATGATTTATTCCTAAGGTATGGATGAAATAAAGCTCGTAGGTAAAAAAAATTCTGAGAATACTTAAAATCACATCTTACTTATCGTGGACAGGAACATAATGACGAAGCCGGCAAACATGGGTATGCTATAGCCAATGCtaagaaagaaacaaacagaTAGGTTATAGTTTCACTATGTAATTGGTTAATAGTTACATACCGATGCGTAAGAGGACCAACAATCGGGTTAACCAGCAGCTGAACAATTGCCTTGGAGGCAAAGAGAAGACCCACTTCGACTGTTTCACCGACCAACTCATTGTGCCGTGCTTCCAACTCCTTATAATATGTGTAGTTTTCTAAGAAATAGAGCCATTTAAACACCTTGAACTGGCAATTATGTGTAGTGCTTACCTTCT
This is a stretch of genomic DNA from Drosophila albomicans strain 15112-1751.03 chromosome 3, ASM965048v2, whole genome shotgun sequence. It encodes these proteins:
- the LOC117566748 gene encoding putative uncharacterized protein DDB_G0271982 isoform X1, which translates into the protein MNRAFYLANSVYTRRPSLDVFQNDPFKIQSYNFHYAERPAYPMQHYQRPSPIPPEPTPFKTYFYNVKFNRNAESKLAAATPPAGSFIETRRRQFLQDFNRVAPPVTREIFPGPKTQTQERHRHPVASIPPVAANPHPLLRICCNREDYQAMRRGQSATTIRQSASASVTNLKAPAKQPSQSSVKLSPKRTASSCSGCTININITSIDSEVDVSKALKIKIEADNTDKCQVTMPRRCCSTKSFVIDKRLSKFSVLDSQKDVLLAKRLQLQSERERLEKLRQQELHKEQERARQREQERECLRQAERQRDHERLLQLEAEREFHRLRELERETQRRRELELAERRRKEAQAQRQPMRAMSMTERITKPVVMTSHLSTPASGERLPGMAPCYVRPSSEANRAERLEKSTGNLSRLQKICSRCPHSATPATTQAKAAPRTVERRSSGASNFNAIVHGGSSNTSLHNERKLLNLQVNGKPITSSVPIHTRINNLPIRITTSQPQDKNLRFSVNRVTAGQSQSNPNRSRAAAVGELPASPCNVSINVYADNPRTMRL
- the LOC117566748 gene encoding putative uncharacterized protein DDB_G0271982 isoform X2, with translation MNRAFSNSVYTRRPSLDVFQNDPFKIQSYNFHYAERPAYPMQHYQRPSPIPPEPTPFKTYFYNVKFNRNAESKLAAATPPAGSFIETRRRQFLQDFNRVAPPVTREIFPGPKTQTQERHRHPVASIPPVAANPHPLLRICCNREDYQAMRRGQSATTIRQSASASVTNLKAPAKQPSQSSVKLSPKRTASSCSGCTININITSIDSEVDVSKALKIKIEADNTDKCQVTMPRRCCSTKSFVIDKRLSKFSVLDSQKDVLLAKRLQLQSERERLEKLRQQELHKEQERARQREQERECLRQAERQRDHERLLQLEAEREFHRLRELERETQRRRELELAERRRKEAQAQRQPMRAMSMTERITKPVVMTSHLSTPASGERLPGMAPCYVRPSSEANRAERLEKSTGNLSRLQKICSRCPHSATPATTQAKAAPRTVERRSSGASNFNAIVHGGSSNTSLHNERKLLNLQVNGKPITSSVPIHTRINNLPIRITTSQPQDKNLRFSVNRVTAGQSQSNPNRSRAAAVGELPASPCNVSINVYADNPRTMRL
- the LOC117571950 gene encoding synaptic vesicular amine transporter isoform X3; amino-acid sequence: MSLTQQAAGDAMQSSTDAGKDGTRKYPAHQQQHQQQQQQSVETGAEGAAANQTTSFTINGNNPPQQTPSKNPFKQQLESSQQNGNTEADCGIMGLGKEAQPQQHPPQQAPQQPPYYGASGQAPPDLYRQEDPRAAGTWAAAKSWMVSWRGSNRLVLVIVAIALLLDNMLLTTVVPIIPEFLYDIRHPDAPLDSFPRTPLTLNTPPTPTQSPCPCKDNENEPEAPIETTFSPEENYTYYKELEARHNELVGETVEVGLLFASKAIVQLLVNPIVGPLTHRIGYSIPMFAGFVIMFLSTIIFAFGRSYLVLFIARALQGIGSSCSSVSGMGMLADRFTDDKERGNAMGIALGGLALGVLIGPPFGGVMYEFVGKSAPFLILAALALGDGLLQLFMLQPSIQKAESEEPPSLKSLISDPYILIAAGAITFANMGIAMLEPSLPLWMVDNMGATRWEQGVAFLPASISYLIGTNLFGPLGHKIGRWFAACLGLVIIGACLIFIPMATSITHLIIPNAGLGFAIGMVDSSMMPELGYLVDIRHSAVYGSVYALGDVAFCVGFAVGPALSGSLVKTIGFEWMLFGIAILCFLYAPLLTLLKNPPTSDEKKSLIYGRDKSQVRYVTYQNYDDDE
- the LOC117571950 gene encoding synaptic vesicular amine transporter isoform X2, which encodes MQSSTDAGKDGTRKYPAHQQQHQQQQQQSVETGAEGAAANQTTSFTINGNNPPQQTPSKNPFKQQLESSQQNGNTEADCGIMGLGKEAQPQQHPPQQAPQQPPYYGASGQAPPDLYRQEDPRAAGTWAAAKSWMVSWRGSNRLVLVIVAIALLLDNMLLTTVVPIIPEFLYDIRHPDAPLDSFPRTPLTLNTPPTPTQSPCPCKDNENEPEAPIETTFSPEENYTYYKELEARHNELVGETVEVGLLFASKAIVQLLVNPIVGPLTHRIGYSIPMFAGFVIMFLSTIIFAFGRSYLVLFIARALQGIGSSCSSVSGMGMLADRFTDDKERGNAMGIALGGLALGVLIGPPFGGVMYEFVGKSAPFLILAALALGDGLLQLFMLQPSIQKAESEEPPSLKSLISDPYILIAAGAITFANMGIAMLEPSLPLWMVDNMGATRWEQGVAFLPASISYLIGTNLFGPLGHKIGRWFAACLGLVIIGACLIFIPMATSITHLIIPNAGLGFAIGMVDSSMMPELGYLVDIRHSAVYGSVYALGDVAFCVGFAVGPALSGSLVKTIGFEWMLFGIAILCFLYAPLLTLLKNPPTSDEKKVRMAREAAEAEAAAAAEAAAESAANNSIAHIVASCPAILHSSMDGGKINEGFESSRL
- the LOC117571950 gene encoding synaptic vesicular amine transporter isoform X1, which produces MSLTQQAAGDAMQSSTDAGKDGTRKYPAHQQQHQQQQQQSVETGAEGAAANQTTSFTINGNNPPQQTPSKNPFKQQLESSQQNGNTEADCGIMGLGKEAQPQQHPPQQAPQQPPYYGASGQAPPDLYRQEDPRAAGTWAAAKSWMVSWRGSNRLVLVIVAIALLLDNMLLTTVVPIIPEFLYDIRHPDAPLDSFPRTPLTLNTPPTPTQSPCPCKDNENEPEAPIETTFSPEENYTYYKELEARHNELVGETVEVGLLFASKAIVQLLVNPIVGPLTHRIGYSIPMFAGFVIMFLSTIIFAFGRSYLVLFIARALQGIGSSCSSVSGMGMLADRFTDDKERGNAMGIALGGLALGVLIGPPFGGVMYEFVGKSAPFLILAALALGDGLLQLFMLQPSIQKAESEEPPSLKSLISDPYILIAAGAITFANMGIAMLEPSLPLWMVDNMGATRWEQGVAFLPASISYLIGTNLFGPLGHKIGRWFAACLGLVIIGACLIFIPMATSITHLIIPNAGLGFAIGMVDSSMMPELGYLVDIRHSAVYGSVYALGDVAFCVGFAVGPALSGSLVKTIGFEWMLFGIAILCFLYAPLLTLLKNPPTSDEKKVRMAREAAEAEAAAAAEAAAESAANNSIAHIVASCPAILHSSMDGGKINEGFESSRL